From Cellulomonas dongxiuzhuiae, the proteins below share one genomic window:
- a CDS encoding LacI family DNA-binding transcriptional regulator: MSAQRTTLADVAASAGVSVSTASLAFSGSGPIADATRSRVLAAARALGYAGPNPLGRQLRRGRSGIVGVIMGDALRRAFRDPVAVQVLDGLTGTLGPLGLGVLLIPGPDDPSQPAVDPLLESAAMDVAVQMWGGTTDDPVLEMLRRRGTPTVLVEGTPQPDVAAVGIDDHGGMIELTQHVLGLGHTRIATVTMPFDRDRSEGAADPVRLAGISWEITRRRLAGVTDAGVTPTVVWETPASLVENGAAAGRALLSRPDRPTAIVCQSDLLASGVVLAARELGLRVPQDVSVAGFDGLDLPWLAPDVLTSVAQPLAEKGAAIGEAVAELLAGRTPEPRVLPVQLRIGTTTGPVPPGA; this comes from the coding sequence CTGTCCGCGCAGCGCACCACCCTGGCCGACGTCGCCGCGAGCGCAGGTGTGTCGGTCTCGACCGCCTCCCTCGCGTTCTCCGGCTCGGGACCCATCGCGGACGCCACGCGCTCACGCGTCCTGGCGGCCGCCCGCGCGCTCGGGTACGCGGGCCCCAACCCCCTCGGACGTCAGCTGCGTCGCGGACGGTCCGGGATCGTCGGCGTGATCATGGGCGACGCGCTGCGGCGTGCGTTCCGCGACCCGGTCGCCGTGCAGGTCCTCGACGGCCTGACCGGCACGCTCGGACCGCTCGGCCTCGGCGTGCTGCTGATCCCCGGACCGGACGACCCGTCGCAGCCGGCGGTCGACCCGCTGCTGGAGTCGGCAGCCATGGACGTCGCCGTGCAGATGTGGGGCGGCACCACCGACGACCCCGTCCTGGAGATGCTCCGCCGCCGAGGCACGCCGACCGTCCTGGTCGAGGGCACGCCGCAGCCCGACGTCGCGGCCGTGGGCATCGACGACCACGGCGGGATGATCGAGCTCACCCAGCACGTGCTCGGCCTCGGCCACACCCGCATCGCGACCGTGACCATGCCGTTCGACCGGGACCGCTCGGAGGGCGCCGCCGACCCCGTGCGCCTCGCCGGCATCTCCTGGGAGATCACGCGGCGGCGGCTCGCGGGCGTCACCGACGCGGGCGTCACGCCCACGGTCGTCTGGGAGACGCCCGCGTCGCTCGTCGAGAACGGTGCGGCCGCCGGGCGCGCGCTCCTGTCGCGACCCGACCGGCCCACCGCGATCGTGTGCCAGTCGGACCTGCTCGCGTCGGGCGTCGTGCTGGCGGCGCGCGAGCTCGGGCTGCGGGTGCCGCAGGACGTGTCCGTCGCCGGGTTCGACGGCCTGGATCTGCCCTGGCTGGCGCCCGACGTGCTGACGAGCGTCGCCCAGCCGCTCGCCGAGAAGGGCGCGGCCATCGGCGAGGCCGTCGCGGAGCTGCTCGCGGGCCGCACGCCGGAGCCGCGCGTGCTGCCGGTGCAGCTGCGCATCGGCACGACGACCGGGCCGGTCCCACCGGGCGCCTGA
- a CDS encoding MaoC family dehydratase: MTAGTRPEAGDLAVGQEVARRTIAVDRARLVRYAGASGDFNPIHWNERVATSVGLPGVIAHGMWTMGAAAAVVEDWAGDPGAVVDYRTRFTRPVPVPDPGEASVEVVATVGALDADAGTVRLDLTVSVEGVRVLGKAQAVVRLV, encoded by the coding sequence CGCGGTCGGCCAGGAGGTCGCCCGGCGCACCATCGCCGTCGACCGCGCGCGCCTCGTGCGGTACGCGGGCGCCTCCGGCGACTTCAACCCCATCCACTGGAACGAGCGGGTGGCCACGTCCGTCGGGCTGCCCGGTGTGATCGCGCACGGCATGTGGACGATGGGTGCGGCCGCCGCGGTGGTCGAGGACTGGGCGGGGGACCCCGGCGCCGTCGTCGACTACCGGACGCGCTTCACGCGTCCCGTGCCCGTCCCGGACCCCGGTGAGGCCTCCGTCGAGGTGGTCGCCACGGTCGGCGCGCTGGACGCCGACGCGGGCACGGTCCGGCTCGACCTCACGGTGAGCGTCGAGGGCGTGCGTGTCCTGGGCAAGGCACAGGCGGTCGTCCGCCTCGTCTGA
- a CDS encoding MFS transporter codes for MSGVADVRPAPAPRDVRLASAAVFAVFLLSGVNFASWAARLPAVRDALSLTPERMGVLLLIGAAGSLVSLPLSGLVVERWGARRTVLGFACVNASGFALAALGVTTGHVVLVGVGLVLAGAGAGVWDAAMNIEGAVVEQRLGRTVMPRYHAGFSLGTMAAAGVAAGAAALHVPVQVHLPVVLVLSTTAVVVAVRAFLADPAPRGAHAIVDGDGPRAARPAGGARGALGAWLEPRTLLLGLVVLAAALTEGAANDWVSLAVVDGFGTAHATGAVAFGLFVTAMTAMRMFGTALLDRYGRVAVLRLCVGLAGAGLLVFGLADQLWLALVGVAAWGAGAALGFPVGMSAAADDPQRAAPRVAVVSTVGYAAFLAGPPLLGLLAEHVGYRHALLAILAPVVLGLLVTGAARPPAGAAVPSAADRAAPPAV; via the coding sequence ATGAGCGGCGTGGCCGACGTCCGCCCCGCACCCGCGCCGCGCGACGTCCGGCTCGCGTCGGCGGCCGTGTTCGCCGTCTTCCTGCTCTCGGGGGTGAACTTCGCCTCCTGGGCCGCCCGGCTCCCGGCCGTGCGCGACGCGCTGAGCCTGACGCCCGAGCGGATGGGCGTCCTGCTGCTCATCGGCGCCGCCGGCTCGCTCGTCTCGCTGCCGCTGTCCGGGCTCGTGGTCGAGCGCTGGGGCGCGCGCCGCACCGTGCTCGGGTTCGCGTGCGTCAACGCGTCGGGGTTCGCGCTGGCCGCCCTCGGCGTCACCACGGGCCACGTCGTCCTCGTGGGCGTCGGGCTCGTGCTCGCGGGGGCCGGTGCCGGCGTCTGGGACGCGGCGATGAACATCGAGGGGGCGGTGGTCGAGCAGCGGCTGGGCCGGACCGTCATGCCGCGTTACCACGCGGGCTTCTCGCTCGGCACGATGGCAGCCGCCGGCGTCGCCGCGGGCGCGGCGGCGCTGCACGTGCCCGTCCAGGTGCACCTGCCCGTGGTCCTCGTCCTGTCGACGACCGCCGTCGTGGTGGCCGTGCGCGCGTTCCTCGCCGACCCGGCACCCCGCGGTGCCCACGCGATCGTCGACGGGGACGGCCCACGCGCCGCACGGCCTGCCGGCGGTGCGCGCGGTGCGCTCGGTGCGTGGCTCGAGCCGAGGACCCTGCTCCTGGGTCTCGTGGTGCTCGCCGCCGCGCTCACCGAGGGCGCCGCGAACGACTGGGTGAGCCTCGCGGTCGTCGACGGCTTCGGCACCGCGCACGCGACCGGAGCCGTCGCCTTCGGGCTGTTCGTCACGGCGATGACGGCGATGCGGATGTTCGGCACCGCGCTGCTCGACCGCTACGGCCGTGTCGCGGTGCTGCGGCTGTGCGTCGGGCTGGCCGGCGCCGGCCTGCTGGTCTTCGGTCTGGCGGACCAGCTGTGGCTCGCGCTCGTCGGCGTCGCCGCATGGGGTGCGGGCGCCGCGCTGGGCTTCCCCGTCGGGATGAGCGCGGCCGCCGACGACCCGCAGCGCGCCGCGCCGCGCGTCGCGGTCGTCTCGACGGTCGGCTACGCGGCCTTCCTCGCGGGCCCCCCGCTGCTCGGCCTGCTCGCGGAGCACGTCGGCTACCGGCACGCGCTGCTGGCCATCCTCGCGCCCGTCGTGCTCGGTCTGCTGGTCACCGGCGCGGCCCGGCCGCCCGCGGGCGCCGCGGTGCCGAGCGCCGCGGACCGTGCCGCGCCGCCCGCGGTCTAG
- a CDS encoding MFS transporter, with product MSPHAPSVVSRARLLLVGLFALAGLAFASWLARIPTVRDLLDLSTADLGLLLLVGSVGSLLTVTTAGALVQRLGSRRVLLVSTLVLATALVLLGVGPTVGSRALLAAGIFLNGVAVALGNVAINVESARIERALGRTVIPQFHAAFSIGAVVGSGAGAVASAAGVPVGVQLPLTAVVVVVWRLASLRGVVLPAPVVAAAARAAAPPVAAPPVSRARRGARRLATALDAWREPRTLLVGVVVLSAAFSEGAANNWLSLAVVDGFARSESVGGAVLGLFVASMTVVRLLGTRLIDRYGRVAVLRASGGASVVGLLLFGFAPSLALACAGVVLWGAGAALAVPVGIAAASDDPVRAAGRVAVVSAFASVASLVAPPVLGLAAQSVGARQALVLIVAAMVASVVVAPAVAPQTSDVPAPGGAGPATPGDGPPRLGGDPVASADLDHLVRARRHLPSVRAVRLRRRPRAGRPGARGGAR from the coding sequence GTGTCCCCGCACGCCCCGTCGGTCGTCTCCCGCGCGCGCCTCCTGCTCGTCGGGCTCTTCGCCCTCGCCGGCCTCGCCTTCGCGAGCTGGCTCGCGCGCATCCCCACCGTCCGCGACCTCCTGGACCTCAGCACGGCCGACCTCGGGCTGCTGCTGCTCGTCGGGTCGGTCGGCTCCCTGCTGACGGTCACCACGGCAGGCGCCCTGGTGCAGCGTCTGGGCAGCCGTCGCGTGCTGCTCGTCTCGACCCTCGTGCTCGCCACCGCGCTCGTGCTGCTCGGCGTCGGCCCGACCGTGGGTTCCCGTGCGCTGCTCGCCGCGGGCATCTTCCTCAACGGCGTCGCGGTCGCGCTCGGCAACGTCGCGATCAACGTCGAGTCGGCCCGCATCGAGCGTGCCCTGGGGCGCACCGTCATCCCGCAGTTCCACGCCGCCTTCTCGATCGGTGCGGTCGTCGGGTCGGGTGCGGGAGCCGTCGCCTCCGCGGCGGGCGTGCCCGTGGGCGTGCAGCTGCCGCTCACCGCGGTCGTCGTCGTGGTGTGGCGCCTGGCGTCGCTGCGGGGCGTGGTGCTGCCGGCACCCGTCGTGGCCGCGGCTGCGCGGGCGGCGGCCCCGCCCGTCGCGGCGCCCCCGGTCTCGCGCGCACGGCGCGGCGCACGACGCCTCGCGACGGCGCTCGACGCGTGGCGTGAGCCGCGCACGCTGCTCGTCGGCGTCGTCGTGCTGTCCGCCGCGTTCTCCGAGGGCGCCGCCAACAACTGGCTGTCGCTCGCGGTCGTCGACGGTTTCGCCCGCTCGGAGTCCGTCGGCGGCGCGGTGCTCGGCCTCTTCGTCGCCTCGATGACCGTCGTGCGCCTGCTCGGGACGCGGCTCATCGACCGGTACGGGCGTGTCGCCGTGCTGCGCGCGTCCGGTGGTGCGTCGGTCGTCGGCCTGCTGCTCTTCGGCTTCGCGCCGAGCCTCGCGCTCGCGTGCGCGGGCGTGGTCCTGTGGGGCGCCGGCGCCGCCCTCGCGGTGCCCGTCGGCATCGCCGCCGCGTCCGACGACCCCGTGCGGGCCGCAGGTCGCGTCGCGGTGGTCTCGGCGTTCGCGTCGGTCGCGTCGCTCGTCGCGCCGCCCGTGCTGGGGCTCGCCGCGCAGTCCGTCGGCGCGCGCCAGGCTCTCGTGCTCATCGTCGCCGCCATGGTCGCGAGCGTCGTGGTCGCCCCGGCCGTCGCCCCGCAGACGTCCGACGTGCCCGCGCCGGGAGGTGCGGGTCCTGCCACGCCCGGTGACGGGCCGCCCCGCCTCGGTGGCGACCCGGTCGCGTCCGCCGACCTCGACCACCTCGTCCGGGCCCGCCGCCACCTGCCGTCGGTCCGCGCGGTCCGGCTGCGCCGACGGCCACGGGCCGGTCGACCCGGCGCACGCGGAGGTGCACGATGA